From a region of the Polyangia bacterium genome:
- a CDS encoding glycoside hydrolase family 19 protein, translating into MKITRSARRMAAFLGHIAHESSYLHAVEENLRYKDADRLTKVFPSAFKTQVDADPYVNKPEALANKVYAKRMGNEDAASGDGWKYRGRGLIQLTGRDNYAAFAKDVNVAIVQNPDLVATPVYAALSAAWFWEKHRLNELADIEAYQALSKRINSSLQSFPEREAKRKYALDVLCRSTLANIVSSVSTFGLRY; encoded by the coding sequence ATGAAGATCACGCGGTCAGCGAGGCGGATGGCGGCATTCTTGGGGCACATCGCGCACGAATCGAGTTATCTCCACGCCGTCGAGGAGAACTTGAGGTACAAGGACGCTGACCGGCTGACCAAGGTCTTCCCCTCGGCCTTCAAGACCCAGGTCGACGCCGATCCCTACGTCAACAAACCCGAGGCGCTCGCGAACAAGGTCTACGCAAAACGAATGGGGAACGAAGACGCGGCCAGCGGCGACGGCTGGAAGTACCGCGGGCGCGGTCTCATCCAGCTCACGGGCAGGGACAACTACGCGGCGTTCGCCAAAGACGTCAATGTGGCCATCGTCCAGAATCCAGACCTGGTGGCGACTCCAGTGTATGCGGCTCTGTCGGCAGCATGGTTCTGGGAAAAGCACAGGCTCAACGAGCTGGCGGACATCGAGGCCTATCAGGCACTGTCCAAGCGCATTAACAGCTCATTGCAGAGTTTTCCCGAGCGGGAGGCCAAGCGTAAATATGCGCTGGACGTGCTCTGCCGGTCCACGCTCGCGAACATTGTTTCCTCGGTGTCGACGTTCGGCCTCCGCTATTGA